From the genome of Lutra lutra chromosome 8, mLutLut1.2, whole genome shotgun sequence:
CCGCCAGCGCGCACCCGCACTCGCACGCGCGCAAGGACACAGATACAGACAGCGCGGCTCCTTGCAAATCTTTACTTGGGTTTCGCTTCCCCGAGCATGTGCGCGGGCGCGGAGCAAGGCCCTTCACGCCGCGACgcggacacagacacagacacagcacCGCGCCCCCGGCTCCGGCCCGGGGCGCCCCCGGGCGCTCACTTGTACGTCTTCATGTGCCACAGCCCGTCGTTCAAGTAGTGGATGTTCTCGATGCCGATGCCCTTGTTGACCTTCTCGATGTCTTCGGCGGACATCCGCATGACGCCGACGCACAGCGCGTGCTGCTTGCCCTCGGCCATGACGGCCACCACCGTGTCCACCGCGGCGGGGTACAGCTGCGCGCCCGGGGACGTCAGGCCGGGGCACATGATGTTGGCCCCGCTGAGCACAAACTTGATGGCGCCCTTGTCCACCTGCTGGTGCGGCAGGATGAAGGGGAACTTGTGCAGCAGCCGCAGCGTCGGGTAGAAAGGCCCCTCGCGCTGCCTGAAGAACAGCAGCTCCCCGTTGACCGTCAGGATCTCGATGTGCTCGTGGCAGCGCACGATCTTCACCGGGTCTTTCTTGGGCAGGATCTGGTTGAGCCACGGCTCGATGCCCGGAAACTGCTCTATCAACTGGTTCTTAATCCCCTTGATAACGGAGGTTTTCAGCTGGATGCAGTTGGACACGTTCTCTTTCTCGTCAAACTTCTTGaacatgatccaagccgaaggggGCGCCGCCAGCGAAGAGCCCGAGCGGGGAAGACGTGTGGAGACGCCGAGGCTCCGGCGGAGGAGCTCACAGAGGGCCGGCAGGGACGGGCGCGGCGGCTGTCGTTAACCGGAAGGGAGCGCGCTTTACGGCTCCGCGTGGGATCTACTTCCGCCCCTCGGAGCGCCGCGCGCCGGCGCCGGCGGTTCCGGGACCGCAGATTCGTGGCTGGCGGGTGGGTAGAAGGGGTGGGACTTGAGGAAGAGGAGCGGGAGGCGGCGTTCCTCTTGCGGAAGAGACGAATGGAAAGGGCCTGTTATTTTTACTGTTGTTATTGGTAAGCCGAATCGTCGTCCCTGCGCTTACCTGCGCGGGAAGCcgaggggagcaggggagcaggTGCGGGGAGCAAGGGAGCAGGTGCCGGGAGCAGGTGCCGGGTGCAGGTGCGGGGAGCAAGGGAGCAGGTGCCGGGAGCAGGTGCCGGGTGCAGGTGCGGGGAGCAGTTGcggggagcaggagtggggagaaagTGCGGGGAGCAGGTGCCGGGTGCAGGTGCGGGGAGCAGGTCCCGGGGAGCAGGTGCGGGGAGCAGGTGCCGGGGAGTAGGAGCCGGGGAGCAGATCCCAGGAGCAGGTGcggggagcaggagtggggagaaagTGCGGGGAGCAAGTGCCGGGAGCAGATGCGGGAAGCTGGTCCCGGGGAGCAGGTGCGGGGAGCAGGTCCCAGGAGCAGGTGCCGGGCTGGAGCAGGTGCGGCTCTCCTGCCGCGCACAGGCGCTGCGACGAGCCCAGACCCCTTCGTTACCCCAGGTCTACCTGGCTCATACCCTATGTCTTCCCGACATTTCCGACACGTCTGGCTCAGGGACGTGTCATCGCAGATATCTGCCTGCTGCCTGTCACCCGTGGATGCAGCCTTCTCCCCTCTGGTTTCTCTCCGCCTGAACAAGGCGGGGAAAGGCTTCCCGACCTAGAAGAATGCAAATGCTATAGGATTTAGTCTGCCCTTTTCAAGACATCCAAACCCAGGTTGCCGCCCAGAATATGGTTTCTCCTGGCGAACCTCACTGAAAAGAGTGTGCGTTCTGCTTTGTTTGGGTTCAGTGCTCTGCACGTGGTGACTGTGTCCCAGT
Proteins encoded in this window:
- the LOC125107339 gene encoding malignant T-cell-amplified sequence 1-like; the encoded protein is MFKKFDEKENVSNCIQLKTSVIKGIKNQLIEQFPGIEPWLNQILPKKDPVKIVRCHEHIEILTVNGELLFFRQREGPFYPTLRLLHKFPFILPHQQVDKGAIKFVLSGANIMCPGLTSPGAQLYPAAVDTVVAVMAEGKQHALCVGVMRMSAEDIEKVNKGIGIENIHYLNDGLWHMKTYK